In Helianthus annuus cultivar XRQ/B chromosome 3, HanXRQr2.0-SUNRISE, whole genome shotgun sequence, a single window of DNA contains:
- the LOC110928444 gene encoding berberine bridge enzyme-like 13 isoform X2: MTLFLPSIFLLILSSLAQFSSSNQIQHNFHECLSIIQTPNTFFTPQSPNYTIILNSTAENLRCITPSNPKPELIFTPLNESHIQTAVICANKLKIQLQFRSGGHDYEGISYTSAMDPPFVLIDLSKMRAINVDLEDNSVWVEAGATVGELYYRVAEKSKTHGVVGGLCTSVGVGGHFTGGAYGSMMRKYGLGVDNALDAKIINAKGEILDRKSMGEDVFWAIRGGGGGSYGVIVSWKLKLVPVPSIVTVFNVPRTLEQGATKILYKWQYVAPQIDDDLFMRVLIQNMNLPNTTKRTISTSYNALFLGGVDRLLEIMNRSFPELGLDKTDCFEMSWIESVMFIAGFPKTVPASFLLTAKPAFISQFKAKSDFVKTPIRETGMEGIWKRLLQEERPLMVWNPYGGMMGRIPESATPFPHRNGVLFKIQYVNSWIGDSKDAMKKHYKWIRKFYKYMGQYVSKDPREAYVNYRDLDLGMNEKNGDNTSVVKASSWGRRHEQSIPLGWSRQKVLLHGVSAAVNSCRMRGKGRERV; the protein is encoded by the exons ATGACTCTTTTTCTCCCTTCAATATTTCTTTTGATACTATCTTCACTTGCCCAATTTTCATCTTCAAACCAAATTCAACACAACTTCCATGAATGTCTTTCTATCATCCAAACCCCCAACACTTTCTTCACCCCTCAAAGCCCTAACTACACGATCATTCTCAATTCAACAGCGGAAAATCTTCGTTGCATAACCCCTTCAAATCCCAAACCCGAGCTAATTTTCACCCCCTTGAATGAAAGTCATATTCAAACCGCCGTTATTTGTGCCAATAAGCTCAAGATTCAACTCCAATTTAGAAGTGGAGGCCATGATTATGAAGGGATCTCTTACACGTCCGCTATGGACCCTCCGTTTGTTCTTATTGATTTGTCGAAGATGCGTGCCATTAACGTTGATCTTGAAGACAATTCCGTTTGGGTTGAGGCAGGTGCCACAGTTGGTGAACTTTATTATAGAGTTGCAGAGAAGAGCAAAACACACGGGGTCGTGGGAGGGCTTTGCACAAGCGTCGGCGTTGGTGGTCATTTCACAGGAGGTGCGTACGGCTCCATGATGAGGAAATACGGGCTAGGAGTCGATAACGCGCTTGATGCAAAAATCATCAACGCCAAAGGTGAAATCCTGGATAGAAAATCAATGGGCGAGGATGTTTTCTGGGCGATCCGAGGTGGTGGAGGGGGGAGTTATGGAGTTATAGTTTCATGGAAACTAAAACTCGTCCCCGTTCCTAGCATTGTCACAGTTTTCAATGTTCCAAGAACATTGGAACAAGGTGCCACTAAGATTCTTTACAAATGGCAATATGTGGCCCCACAAATTGATGATGATCTTTTCATGAGAGTATTAATCCAAAACATGAATCTACCAAACACAACTAAAAGAACCATAAGTACATCTTACAATGCGCTCTTCCTAGGAGGAGTTGACCGGCTCTTAGAGATCATGAACCGAAGTTTTCCCGAGTTGGGTCTGGATAAAACCGACTGTTTCGAAATGAGTTGGATCGAATCCGTCATGTTCATTGCAGGTTTCCCCAAAACCGTCCCGGCCTCCTTCCTACTCACCGCGAAACCAGCTTTTATTAGCCAGTTCAAAGCTAAATCAGATTTTGTTAAAACCCCGATCCGGGAAACAGGAATGGAAGGGATTTGGAAGAGACTATTACAAGAAGAAAGGCCACTCATGGTGTGGAATCCATATGGAGGAATGATGGGGCGGATTCCAGAATCAGCAACACCATTTCCTCATAGAAATGGGGTTCTTTTCAAGATTCAGTATGTCAACAGTTGGATTGGGGATAGTAAAGATGCAATGAAGAAGCATTACAAGTGGATCAGAAAGTTTTACAAGTACATGGGTCAGTATGTTTCAAAGGATCCAAGAGAAGCTTATGTGAATTACAGAGATCTGGACCTTGGAATGAATGAAAAGAACGGTGATAATACAAGTGTTGTCAAGGCAAGTTCATGGGGAAGAAG GCATGAACAAAGCATTCCATTAGGGTGGTCGCGGCAAAAGGTTTTGCTGCACGGGGTGAGTGCCGCCGTCAATAGTTGCCGCATGCGGGGAAAGGGGAGGGAGAGGGTGTAA
- the LOC110928444 gene encoding berberine bridge enzyme-like 13 isoform X1: protein MTLFLPSIFLLILSSLAQFSSSNQIQHNFHECLSIIQTPNTFFTPQSPNYTIILNSTAENLRCITPSNPKPELIFTPLNESHIQTAVICANKLKIQLQFRSGGHDYEGISYTSAMDPPFVLIDLSKMRAINVDLEDNSVWVEAGATVGELYYRVAEKSKTHGVVGGLCTSVGVGGHFTGGAYGSMMRKYGLGVDNALDAKIINAKGEILDRKSMGEDVFWAIRGGGGGSYGVIVSWKLKLVPVPSIVTVFNVPRTLEQGATKILYKWQYVAPQIDDDLFMRVLIQNMNLPNTTKRTISTSYNALFLGGVDRLLEIMNRSFPELGLDKTDCFEMSWIESVMFIAGFPKTVPASFLLTAKPAFISQFKAKSDFVKTPIRETGMEGIWKRLLQEERPLMVWNPYGGMMGRIPESATPFPHRNGVLFKIQYVNSWIGDSKDAMKKHYKWIRKFYKYMGQYVSKDPREAYVNYRDLDLGMNEKNGDNTSVVKASSWGRRYFKDNFMRLVKVKTEFDPDNFFRHEQSIPLGWSRQKVLLHGVSAAVNSCRMRGKGRERV from the coding sequence ATGACTCTTTTTCTCCCTTCAATATTTCTTTTGATACTATCTTCACTTGCCCAATTTTCATCTTCAAACCAAATTCAACACAACTTCCATGAATGTCTTTCTATCATCCAAACCCCCAACACTTTCTTCACCCCTCAAAGCCCTAACTACACGATCATTCTCAATTCAACAGCGGAAAATCTTCGTTGCATAACCCCTTCAAATCCCAAACCCGAGCTAATTTTCACCCCCTTGAATGAAAGTCATATTCAAACCGCCGTTATTTGTGCCAATAAGCTCAAGATTCAACTCCAATTTAGAAGTGGAGGCCATGATTATGAAGGGATCTCTTACACGTCCGCTATGGACCCTCCGTTTGTTCTTATTGATTTGTCGAAGATGCGTGCCATTAACGTTGATCTTGAAGACAATTCCGTTTGGGTTGAGGCAGGTGCCACAGTTGGTGAACTTTATTATAGAGTTGCAGAGAAGAGCAAAACACACGGGGTCGTGGGAGGGCTTTGCACAAGCGTCGGCGTTGGTGGTCATTTCACAGGAGGTGCGTACGGCTCCATGATGAGGAAATACGGGCTAGGAGTCGATAACGCGCTTGATGCAAAAATCATCAACGCCAAAGGTGAAATCCTGGATAGAAAATCAATGGGCGAGGATGTTTTCTGGGCGATCCGAGGTGGTGGAGGGGGGAGTTATGGAGTTATAGTTTCATGGAAACTAAAACTCGTCCCCGTTCCTAGCATTGTCACAGTTTTCAATGTTCCAAGAACATTGGAACAAGGTGCCACTAAGATTCTTTACAAATGGCAATATGTGGCCCCACAAATTGATGATGATCTTTTCATGAGAGTATTAATCCAAAACATGAATCTACCAAACACAACTAAAAGAACCATAAGTACATCTTACAATGCGCTCTTCCTAGGAGGAGTTGACCGGCTCTTAGAGATCATGAACCGAAGTTTTCCCGAGTTGGGTCTGGATAAAACCGACTGTTTCGAAATGAGTTGGATCGAATCCGTCATGTTCATTGCAGGTTTCCCCAAAACCGTCCCGGCCTCCTTCCTACTCACCGCGAAACCAGCTTTTATTAGCCAGTTCAAAGCTAAATCAGATTTTGTTAAAACCCCGATCCGGGAAACAGGAATGGAAGGGATTTGGAAGAGACTATTACAAGAAGAAAGGCCACTCATGGTGTGGAATCCATATGGAGGAATGATGGGGCGGATTCCAGAATCAGCAACACCATTTCCTCATAGAAATGGGGTTCTTTTCAAGATTCAGTATGTCAACAGTTGGATTGGGGATAGTAAAGATGCAATGAAGAAGCATTACAAGTGGATCAGAAAGTTTTACAAGTACATGGGTCAGTATGTTTCAAAGGATCCAAGAGAAGCTTATGTGAATTACAGAGATCTGGACCTTGGAATGAATGAAAAGAACGGTGATAATACAAGTGTTGTCAAGGCAAGTTCATGGGGAAGAAGGTATTTTAAAGATAATTTCATGAGGTTGGTGAAGGTGAAAACTGAGTTTGATCCTGACAACTTTTTCAGGCATGAACAAAGCATTCCATTAGGGTGGTCGCGGCAAAAGGTTTTGCTGCACGGGGTGAGTGCCGCCGTCAATAGTTGCCGCATGCGGGGAAAGGGGAGGGAGAGGGTGTAA